In the Helianthus annuus cultivar XRQ/B chromosome 11, HanXRQr2.0-SUNRISE, whole genome shotgun sequence genome, one interval contains:
- the LOC110921471 gene encoding histone H4 translates to MSGRGKGGKGLGKGGAKRHRKVLRDNIQGITKPAIRRLARRGGVKRISGLIYEETRGVLKIFLENVIRDAVTYTEHARRKTVTAMDVVYALKRQGRTLYGFGG, encoded by the coding sequence atgtctGGTCGGGGAAAGGGCGGAAAGGGTCTCGGAAAGGGTGGAGCTAAACGACACCGAAAAGTCCTCCGCGACAACATTCAGGGAATAACAAAGCCGGCTATTCGAAGGTTGGCGAGAAGAGGTGGAGTCAAGAGAATTAGCGGGTTGATTTATGAGGAAACGCGTGGTGTTTTGAAGATATTTTTGGAGAATGTGATTCGTGATGCGGTTACTTACACCGAGCATGCTCGTAGGAAAACGGTTACTGCTATGGATGTTGTGTATGCTCTTAAGAGGCAGGGGCGAACTTTGTATGGCTTTGGtggctaa
- the LOC110921826 gene encoding peroxisomal membrane protein PMP22, which produces MSIAKRGLQQYLLQLQQHPLRTKAITAGVLSAISDIVSQKLSGIQKLQIRRLLLKVLFGFAYLGPFGHYYHILLDKLFKGKKDSTTVAKKVVVEQLTSGPWNNLIFMLYYGFIIEGRPWIHVKSKIKKEYPTVQYAGWTFWPVIGWINHRHVPLQFRVILQSFVAMCWGIFLNLRARSKTLTKD; this is translated from the exons ATGTCGATCGCAAAAAGAGGGCTTCAACAGTACTTACTACAGCTTCAACAGCATCCCCTAAGAACAAAG GCTATAACGGCTGGAGTATTATCGGCGATCAGTGACATTGTTTCTCAGAAGCTCTCCGGCATCCAGAAACTGCAAATCCGTCGTCTTCTTCTCAAAGTG CTTTTCGGGTTTGCATATCTTGGACCATTTGGGCATTACTACCACATATTGTTGGATAAGTTGTTCAAGGGCAAAAAAGACTCGACAACGGTTGCCAAAAAG GTGGTGGTCGAACAGTTGACATCCGGTCCATGGAATAACTTGATCTTTATGCTCTACTATGGGTTCATTATTGAGG GCAGACCGTGGATCCATGTGAAATCCAAAATCAAGAAGGAATACCCGACAGTACAGTATGCAGGGTGGACG TTCTGGCCGGTAATCGGGTGGATAAACCACCGCCACGTGCCGCTGCAATTTCGTGTCATTCTCCAAAGCTTTGTCGCAATGTGCTG GGGTATATTCTTGAATTTAAGAGCAAGATCAAAGACATTGACCAAAGATTAA